Proteins encoded together in one Camelina sativa cultivar DH55 chromosome 9, Cs, whole genome shotgun sequence window:
- the LOC104710396 gene encoding probable plastid-lipid-associated protein 4, chloroplastic isoform X1, with translation MALPLCFKTGVLKSPPTGFNLIMKSDDSGVAVPTKLQSIRKGDRERLRIQAVFSFPPVFLTKKGRDEKQKQLKQELLEAIEPLERGATVTPDDQRRIDQLARKVEAVNPTKEPLKSDLINGKWELIYTTSALRLQAKKPRFLRSIANYQSINMDTRKVQTMETWPFYNSVTGDLTPLSSRKAAVKLQVYKILGFIPRKAPDDTARGELEITYVDEELRSVVNDSFHFYMEQTTKTFESLKGCSFYRITRGKGNLLFVLKMFDPTYRIPL, from the exons ATGGCTTTACCTTTGTGTTTCAAGACTGGAGTTTTAAAGTCTCCGCCCACCGGATTTAATCTTATTATGAAGTCGGACGACAGTGGCGTTGCCGTTCCGACAAAGTTACAAAGTATTCGAAAAGGTGATCGGGAAAGATTGAGAATCCAAGCTGTTTTCAGCTTTCCTCCTGTGTTTCTGACAAAAAAGGGTCGGGACGAGAAGCAGAAACAGCTCAAACAGGAACTTCTCGAAGCCATTGAGCCTCTTGAACGTGGTGCCACTGTCACGCCTGATGATCAGCGTCGGATTGATCAG TTAGCACGTAAGGTGGAAGCAGTAAACCCAACCAAGGAGCCTCTGAAGTCTGATTTAATCAATGGGAAATGGGAGCTTATTTATACAACCTCTGCTTTGCGTTTGCAAGCCAAG AAACCAAGGTTCTTAAGATCAATAGCCAACTACCAATCTATCAATATGGATACACGAAAGGTGCAAACTATGGAGACTTGGCCTTTCTATAACTCG GTAACTGGAGACTTGACACCCCTCAGTTCGAGGAAGGCTGCTGTGAAACTCCAAGTGTATAAAATTCTCGGCTTT ATTCCTAGAAAAGCACCTGATGATACCGCACGTGGTGAACTAGAGATTACCTATGTGGACGAGGAACTACGGTCAGTTGTGAATGATAGTTTTCATTTCTATATGGAACAGACAACCAAAACGTTTGAATCTTTAAAGGGATGTTCTTTTTACAGGATAACAAGGGGTAAAGGCAACTTGTTGTTTGTATTGAAGATGTTCGATCCCACTTATCGAATCCCTCTCTGA
- the LOC104710396 gene encoding probable plastid-lipid-associated protein 4, chloroplastic isoform X2: MALPLCFKTGVLKSPPTGFNLIMKSDDSGVAVPTKLQSIRKGDRERLRIQAVFSFPPVFLTKKGRDEKQKQLKQELLEAIEPLERGATVTPDDQRRIDQLARKVEAVNPTKEPLKSDLINGKWELIYTTSALRLQAKKPRFLRSIANYQSINMDTRKVQTMETWPFYNSVTGDLTPLSSRKAAVKLQVYKILGFIPRKAPDDTARGELEITYVDEELRITRGKGNLLFVLKMFDPTYRIPL, encoded by the exons ATGGCTTTACCTTTGTGTTTCAAGACTGGAGTTTTAAAGTCTCCGCCCACCGGATTTAATCTTATTATGAAGTCGGACGACAGTGGCGTTGCCGTTCCGACAAAGTTACAAAGTATTCGAAAAGGTGATCGGGAAAGATTGAGAATCCAAGCTGTTTTCAGCTTTCCTCCTGTGTTTCTGACAAAAAAGGGTCGGGACGAGAAGCAGAAACAGCTCAAACAGGAACTTCTCGAAGCCATTGAGCCTCTTGAACGTGGTGCCACTGTCACGCCTGATGATCAGCGTCGGATTGATCAG TTAGCACGTAAGGTGGAAGCAGTAAACCCAACCAAGGAGCCTCTGAAGTCTGATTTAATCAATGGGAAATGGGAGCTTATTTATACAACCTCTGCTTTGCGTTTGCAAGCCAAG AAACCAAGGTTCTTAAGATCAATAGCCAACTACCAATCTATCAATATGGATACACGAAAGGTGCAAACTATGGAGACTTGGCCTTTCTATAACTCG GTAACTGGAGACTTGACACCCCTCAGTTCGAGGAAGGCTGCTGTGAAACTCCAAGTGTATAAAATTCTCGGCTTT ATTCCTAGAAAAGCACCTGATGATACCGCACGTGGTGAACTAGAGATTACCTATGTGGACGAGGAACTACG GATAACAAGGGGTAAAGGCAACTTGTTGTTTGTATTGAAGATGTTCGATCCCACTTATCGAATCCCTCTCTGA
- the LOC109126619 gene encoding receptor-like protein kinase 5, with translation MSQKPKHLSLVMSSSSFVILLATLLCLAESKTFWGDVKALKDLKSSVDAKSMSPGSCLSTWDFSLDPCDNVFSDTFTCGLRCVSGRVTELSFDQAGYSGSLSSFSFNLPYLHTLDLTGNYFSGPLPDSLSNLTRLTRLALSGNSFSGSIPDSLGSMPLLVDLLLDNNHLNGSVPASFNGLSSLKRLEIQVNNISGEFPDLSSLKNLYYLDASDNRISGRIPSKLPESLVQISMRNNLIRGTIPQSFKLLSSLQVIDLAHNKLSGSIPSFIFTHQSLQQLTLSFNGFTSLDSPYYSPLSLPSELISIDLSNNRIQGVLPLFLGLLPKLSALSLENNNFFGMIPTQYVLKTVSSGSEFSRFQRLLLGGNFLFGVVPGPLMALKPGSANLQLTGNCFSWCPATLFFCQGEEQRSLNECRKFSRVIP, from the coding sequence ATGTCTCAGAAGCCAAAGCATCTCTCGTTAgttatgtcttcttcttcatttgtaATTCTTTTAGCCACTTTATTATGTTTAGCAGAGTCCAAAACCTTCTGGGGTGATGTGAAAGCTCTCAAAGACTTGAAAAGCTCAGTAGATGCCAAATCCATGAGTCCAGGCTCTTGTCTGAGTACCTGGGACTTCTCCCTCGATCCCTGCGACAATGTCTTCAGCGACACATTCACTTGCGGGCTCCGCTGCGTATCGGGTCGGGTCACTGAGCTCAGTTTTGACCAGGCCGGTTACTCCGGCTccctctcttccttctccttcaacCTCCCTTATCTCCACACCCTCGATCTCACCGGCAACTACTTCTCCGGTCCACTCCCCGACTCCCTCTCCAATCTCACCCGTCTCACCCGCCTCGCCCTCTCCGGAAACTCATTCTCAGGATCCATACCCGACTCCCTCGGGTCGATGCCGCTTCTCGTGGACCTCCTCCTCGACAACAACCACCTTAACGGCTCTGTTCCGGCGAGTTTTAACGGTCTTTCCAGCCTAAAACGGTTAGAGATCCAAGTCAACAACATCTCCGGCGAGTTCCCCGATCTCAGCTCACTCAAAAACCTCTATTACCTCGACGCTAGCGATAACCGGATCTCGGGTCGGATCCCGTCAAAGTTACCGGAGTCTCTAGTCCAAATCTCGATGCGAAACAACCTCATCCGAGGAACCATCcctcaaagcttcaaacttttaAGCTCTCTCCAAGTGATTGATCTTGCCCACAACAAACTCAGCGGCTCAATCCCATCTTTCATCTTCACTCATCAGTCTCTACAGCAGCTAACACTCTCCTTCAACGGCTTCACCTCGTTAGACTCACCTTACTATTCCCCCTTGAGTCTCCCCAGCGAGCTTATATCAATCGATCTCAGTAACAACCGGATCCAAGGCGTGTTACCTCTGTTCTTGGGTTTATTACCAAAGCTCTCAGCTTTGTCGTTAGAGAACAACAACTTCTTTGGTATGATTCCGACACAATACGTCTTGAAAACCGTATCGTCCGGATCCGAATTctcccggtttcagagactctTGCTAGGCGGGAATTTCTTATTCGGTGTCGTACCGGGTCCTTTGATGGCTCTAAAGCCTGGCTCAGCGAACTTGCAGCTCACCGGAAACTGCTTCTCGTGGTGTCCGGCGACCTTGTTCTTCTGCCAAGGGGAAGAGCAGAGGTCTCTTAATGAATGCAGAAAGTTTAGCCGTGTTATACCATGA
- the LOC104714844 gene encoding early nodulin-20-like, protein MATTKKIFSFMLVIMFLLSCTSAKLYTVGGDYGWTVKDDTWAEHRQFHVGDSLVFEYDQNVNDLAQVSNALEYDSCDASSPKVVYNTGYDVVTFKEPGHHYFITSNHIQCVNGLKLDVLVVHDTSSRPIPSSPPPPSKNHEPSRPVPPSPPPSKDHEPSRPVPPSPPPSKNHEPSRPVPPPPPSKIGRIYKVGDSKGWRVYNSYYYYKWSKNKQFRVGDTLYFEYNKDLSDVREISDDLEFRSCESNSTVAVYKTGHDLVKLTKPGVHYFVSLKTGLCQAGIKLRVTVQPSTEDVTLPDVPKKLSPINRCNRWRWWLCIIRPHH, encoded by the coding sequence ATGGCCACCACCAAGAAGATCTTTAGCTTCATGCTCGTGATCATGTTTCTCCTTAGTTGCACCTCGGCTAAACTATACACAGTTGGTGGTGACTATGGATGGACTGTGAAAGACGACACTTGGGCTGAACATAGGCAATTCCACGTCGGAGATTCCCTCGTCTTCGAATACGATCAGAACGTCAATGACCTTGCTCAAGTTTCCAACGCTTTAGAGTATGATTCATGCGATGCCTCTTCTCCTAAAGTTGTTTACAACACCGGATACGATGTCGTAACCTTCAAGGAACCAGGACATCATTACTTCATCACCTCAAATCATATTCAATGCGTCAACGGACTTAAACTCGACGTTCTTGTCGTCCATGACACGTCGTCACGTCCAATTCcttcttcaccaccaccaccgagcaAGAACCATGAACCGTCTCGTCCGGTTCCTCCTTCACCACCACCGAGCAAGGACCATGAACCGTCACGTCCAGTTCCTCCTTCACCACCACCGAGCAAGAACCATGAACCGTCACGTCCagttcctccaccaccaccgagcaAGATAGGGAGGATCTACAAGGTAGGTGATTCCAAAGGATGGAGGGTCTACAACAGTTACTACTACTACAAGTGgagtaaaaataaacaatttcgTGTTGGAGATACTCTCTATTTCGAGTACAACAAGGACCTCAGCGACGTTAGAGAAATCAGCGATGATCTTGAGTTCAGATCATGTGAATCGAATTCTACCGTAGCCGTGTACAAGACAGGACACGATCTCGTTAAGCTCACTAAACCAGGAGTGCATTATTTTGTAAGCTTAAAGACTGGTCTTTGTCAGGCTGGCATTAAGCTTCGAGTCACGGTGCAACCATCAACCGAAGACGTTACTTTGCCGGATGTTCCCAAGAAGCTTTCACCTATTAACCGCTGTAACAGGTGGAGGTGGTGGTTATGCATTATCAGACCTCATCACTAA
- the LOC104710395 gene encoding uncharacterized protein LOC104710395 has product MKLARHRPLVSKFVVRYRPCNAFFFLLFVLETESLYESAQHTLMGFIALQSWSRGASTSLYLLRPRPVGSNPKLYVAPAVEAVTSYKFDVRVRASSSRKSLKKLRRESQQGKDITTRNVTEEEVSSPRFEEAQVDTLTSKDSTDMVVAPRDKVLQACTVTSGLMAALGLIIRKASQVASTEGLPVPDCSSDIPFGFETWHLGLIAGIVVLISSSRFLLLKSWPDYADSSEAANQQILTSLEPLDYLVVAMLPGISEEMLFRGALMPLVGTNWNGIVAIGLIFGLLHLGSGRKYSFAVWASIVGIVYGYAAVLSSSLFVPMASHALNNLVGGLLWRYSSNSKIKSLE; this is encoded by the exons ATGAAGCTGGCGAGACACAGACCTCTCGTTTCGAAGTTTGTCGTCAGGTATAGGCCTTGCAacgctttcttcttcctcttgtttgttttggaaaCAGAGTCTCTCTATGAATCGGCACAACATACTCTGATGGGTTTTATCGCTCTACAATCTTGGAGCAGAGGAGCTTCAACTTCTCTTTATCTCCTTCGTCCTCGTCCAG TTGGCTCAAACCCTAAGCTATATGTTGCTCCAGCAGTAGAAGCAGTTACT aGTTATAAGTTTGATGTAAGAGTAAGAGCCTCTTCAAGTCGTAAATCACTTAAGAAACTTAGAAGAGAGTCTCAACAAGGTAAAGACATAACCACAAGAAATGttacagaagaagaagtctcTTCTCCAAGATTTGAGGAAGCTCAAGTTGATACTCTAACTTCAAAGGATTCTACTGATATGGTTGTTGCTCCTCGAGACAAAGTGCTTCAGGCGTGCACTGTAACTTCTGGTTTGATGGCTGCACTTGGTTTGATCATCAGGAAG GCGTCTCAGGTTGCTTCCACTGAAGGATTACCAGTCCCAGACTGCTCTAGTGACATACCAT TTGGGTTTGAAACTTGGCATCTCGGGTTAATTGCTGGAATTGTTGTGTTGATATCATCAAGCAGGTTCTTGCTACTTAAATCTTGGCCAGATTATGCTGATTCTAGTGAAGCAGCAAACCAACAG ATTCTTACTTCGCTCGAACCTCTAGATTACCTTGTTGTTGCAATGCTACCTGGAATTAGTGAG GAAATGCTCTTTAGAGGTGCATTGATGCCTTTAGTCGGAACAAATTGGAACGGTATTGTAGCGATTGGACTCATCTTCGGTTTACTTCATCTAGGAAGTGGAAGAAAGTATTCTTTTGCAGTTTG GGCGTCGATTGTTGGTATAGTCTATGGTTATGCAGCGGTTTTATCGTCGAGTCTTTTTGTTCCGATGGCCTCGCACGCGCTCAACAATTTGGTCGGAGGTCTGTTGTGGCGATATAGTTCCAACTCCAAGATCAAGTCACTGGAGTGA
- the LOC104710398 gene encoding regulator of G-protein signaling 1-like (The sequence of the model RefSeq protein was modified relative to this genomic sequence to represent the inferred CDS: added 2 bases not found in genome assembly) — MANECAKTGGCPSDYVAVAISVICFFVLLSRSVLPCLIHKAPRTNSSSFWIPVIQVVSSFNLLFSIMMSVNLLRIRTKHWWRYCYLWAVWIEGPLGFGLLMSCRITQAFQLYFIFVKKRLPPVRSYIFLPLVLLPWIFVSAIIHAKRPLNRQCHMGPRWTFPVAGLHAFYVLALIAFTRAVRHVEFRFDELRDLWKGILVSATSIIIWVTAFVLNEIYDEISWLQVSSRFVLLVTGGILVVVFFSISSNQPLLSQISLKKREHFEFQRMGEALGIPDSGLLFRKEEFRPVDPNEPLDKLLLNKRFRQSFMEFADSCYAGETLHFYEEVYDHGKIPVDDSTRRIYMARHIMEKFIVAGAEMEVNLSHKTRQEILTTQDLTHPDLFKNALNEVMQLIKMNLVRDYWSSIFFIKFKEDESCEEAMHKEGWSFSSPRLSSVQGSDDPFYQEHMSKSSRCSSPG, encoded by the exons GGCGAATGAATGTGCTAAAACTGGTGGTTGTCCCAGCGATTACGTCGCCGTTGCAATTTCAGTAATCTGCTTCTTCGT GCTTCTATCGCGTTCGGTCTTACCGTGTTTGATTCACAAGGCTCCTCGTACTAACAGTAGCAGTTTTTGGATCCCTGTTATTCAAGTTGTCTCCAGCTTCAACCTTTTGTTCTCAATTATG atGTCAGTTAATTTGCTTCGAATCAGGACGAAACATTGGTGGCGATATTGCTATCTTTGGGCAG TGTGGATCGAAGGACCACTTGGATTCGGTTTGCTGATGAGCTGCCGTATAACTCAGGCGTTTCAACTATACTTCATATTTGTCAA GAAACGTCTACCACCCGTAAGATCATACATTTTTCTACCCCTTGTTTTGTTGCCATGGATCTTTGTATCTGCAA TAATCCACGCAAAAAGGCCTCTCAATCGTCAATGCCACATGGGTCCTCGATGGACTTTCCCAGTTGCAGGCCTTCATGCTTTCTATGTCCTTGCCTTAATTGCATTCACAAGAGCTGTCCGACATGTAGAATTTAGATTTGATGAGCTTAGAGATCTCTGGAAAGGAATCCTTGTCTCAGCCACTTCAATCATTATATGGGTAACAGCGTTTGTGTTAAACGAGATTTATGATGAAATCTCTTGGCTTCAGGTTTCTTCAAGATTTGTGCTTTTAGTCACG gGTGGGATTCTTGTAGTTGTCTTCTTTTCCATCTCGAGTAACCAACCTCTTCTTTCACAAATCAGcttgaagaaaagagaacaCTTTGAGTTTCAAAGAATGGGTGAAGCTCTAGGCATACCTGATAGTGGATTATTGTTTCGAAAGGAGGAGTTTCGACCTGTTGACCCAAACGAGCCACTTGATAAGCTTCTTCTCAATAAAAGATTTCGCCAATCGTTTATGGAATTTGCTGATAG CTGCTACGCTGGAGAAACATTGCATTTCTATGAAGAAGTGTATGATCATGGTAAAATCCCGGTAGATGATTCGACAAGAAGAATCTACATGGCTAGACATATCATGGAGAAGTTCATTGTTGCAG GAGCGGAAATGGAAGTAAACTTATCTCATAAAACCCGGCAAGAGATCTTAACCACTCAAGATCTAACTCACCCTGATCTCTTCAAAAACGCATTAAACGAAGTGATGCAATTGATCAAGATG AACTTGGTGAGAGATTACTGgtcatccatcttcttcatcaagttcAAAGAAGATGAGAGCTGCGAGGAGGCAATGCATAAGGAAGGATGGAGCTTTTCATCTCCAAGACTAAGTTCAGTTCAAGGCTCTGATGATCCGTTTTATCAAGAACATATGTCAAAGAGTTCAAGATGCAGTAGTCCCGGTTAA
- the LOC104710399 gene encoding ultraviolet-B receptor UVR8, translating into MDATTSGIPGLQYINLPEQPVSTTTSPPVSPFQRPKRHCFGDSTPGEFPLAANPSIVLHVLTECRLDPRDLANLEATCSFFSQPANFAPDCNLSLPELAALDMCNKRVIFKPMNEEERQEMKRRCGGSWKLVLRFLLAGEACCRREKSQAIAGPGHSIAVTSKGQVYTFGYNNSGQLGHGHTEEEAPIQPVRSLQGIRIIQAAAGAGRTMLITDDGKVYACGKDCFGEAEHGGQGTKPVTTPQLVTSLKNIFVVQAAIGNYFTAVLSREGTVYTFSWGKEGILGHGTEAADVEPHPLLGPLENVPVVQIAAGYCYLLALACQPNGMSVYSVGCGLGGKLGHGSRTDEKYPRVIEQFKILNLQPRVVAAGAWHAAVVGQDGRVCTWGWGRYGCLGHGNEECESVPKVVEGLSHVKAVHVATGDYTTFVVSDDGDVFSFGCGESASLGHSPVFDEQGNRIANVLSPAVVTSLKQANERMVQISLTNSLYWNAHTFALTESGKLYAFGAGDKGQLGTELGRNQSERCLPEKVDIDLS; encoded by the exons ATGGATGCTACAACGAGTGGAATCCCGGGTTTACAGTACATTAACTTACCGGAGCAACCGGTTTCGACTACTACTTCTCCTCCAGTGTCTCCATTTCAGAGGCCAAAACGTCATTGTTTTGGTGACTCAACTCCTGGAGAGTTTCCTTTAGCAGCTAACCCTTCTATTGTCCTTCATGTTCTCACTGAATGTAGATTGGATCCTCGTGACCTCGCTAATCTAGAG GCAACATGCTCTTTCTTTAGCCAGCCAGCAAACTTTGCTCCGGACTGTAATCTATCGTTACCGGAGCTGGCTGCTCTTGACATGTGTAATAAAAGGGTGATCTTCAAGCCGATGAATGAAGAAGAACGTCAAGAGATGAAACGCAGATGTGGAGGATCATGGAAGTTAGTCCTTAGGTTTTTGCTGGCTGGTGAAGCGTGTTGCCGAAGAGAGAAATCTCAAGCAATTGCTGGTCCTGGTCATAGTATTGCAGTCACATCGAAAGGCCAAGTTTATACTTTCGGATATAACAACTCTGGACAGCTAGGACACGGCCATACCGAGGAGGAAGCTCCAATCCAACCTGTTAG ATCATTGCAGGGGATACGAATCATCCAAGCAGCTGCTGGTGCTGGTCGGACAATGCTAATAACCGATGACGGGAAAGTTTATGCGTGTGGAAAAGATTGTTTCGGGGAAGCTGAACATGGAGGGCAAGGGACTAAACCGGTTACAACTCCTCAGCTTGTAACATCTTTGAAGAACATATTTGTTGTGCAAGCGGCTATCGGGAATTACTTTACCGCTGTTCTCTCCCGAGAAGGAACGGTTTATACATTCTCGTGGGGCAAGGAAGGTATACTAGGACATGGAACCGAGGCTGCGGATGTCGAACCACATCCTCTGTTAGGCCCACTCGAGAATGTACCCGTTGTACAGATTGCTGCTGGTTATTGCTACCTTCTTGCCTTAGCTTGTCAACCAAATGGCAT GTCTGTTTACTCGGTTGGTTGCGGTTTGGGAGGCAAACTAGGTCACGGCTCAAGAACGGATGAGAAGTATCCTAGGGTAATCGAGCAGTTTAAGATATTAAATCTTCAACCTAGGGTGGTTGCAGCAGGTGCTTGGCATGCCGCGGTGGTAGGTCAGGATGGAAGAGTGTGTACTTGGGGTTGGGGAAGATATGGATGCTTAGGACACGGTAACGAGGAATGTGAATCAGTTCCTAAGGTTGTTGAAGGGCTAAGCCATGTAAAGGCAGTTCATGTTGCAACAGGAGATTACACTACTTTTGTGGTCTCGGATGATGGCGATGTTTTTTCGTTTGGCTGCGGCGAATCCGCTAGTCTCGGTCACAGTCCCGTCTTTGATGAACAG GGTAATCGGATTGCGAACGTGTTGAGTCCAGCGGTAGTAACATCGCTGAAACAAGCGAATGAGCGGATGGTTCAGATTAGTCTAACGAACTCGTTATATTGGAACGCTCATACGTTTGCGCTCACGGAATCAGGGAAGCTATACGCGTTTGGTGCAGGCGATAAGGGTCAGCTCGGAACAGAGCTTGGTAGAAACCAATCAGAAAGGTGTTTACCGGAAAAAGTGGATATAGATCTCAGCTAG
- the LOC104710401 gene encoding anther-specific protein BCP1-like, which yields MARLHVAFLLLIVAISVVIVSAADKPPSTTTASAPAATTPGDGSEGDVPVDDNTIGTTDDDAAPAPSDDASGDEEVAVAGPIGSDSSYANYPPPEKTSESGANVASSFGLVVAAMVGSFFFF from the coding sequence atggCGCGCCTTCACGTAGCTTTCCTTCTTCTTATTGTTGCTATTTCCGTCGTGATTGTATCAGCTGCTGATAAACCACCATCAACCACCACCGCCTCAGCTCCCGCTGCTACAACTCCAGGTGATGGCAGTGAGGGTGATGTACCGGTAGATGACAATACTATTGGAACAACCGACGACGATGCAGCTCCTGCGCCAAGTGATGATGCTTCCGGAGATGAAGAGGTAGCAGTCGCTGGACCTATTGGAAGCGATTCTTCATACGCTAATTATCCGCCACCTGAAAAAACTTCTGAAAGTGGAGCCAATGTAGCTTCCAGTTTTGGTCTTGTCGTTGCTGCAATGGTTGGATCGTTCTTCTTTTTCTAG